One Setaria viridis chromosome 3, Setaria_viridis_v4.0, whole genome shotgun sequence DNA window includes the following coding sequences:
- the LOC117848688 gene encoding NAD(P)H-quinone oxidoreductase subunit U, chloroplastic, whose product MAAVGITSPPAPSAFAPATSSCSHSSHSIPRLRIRCLPTRFAAPASFRARCAAAADGGVAASEGAAAVAEVAEDPNAGTDVAGGAATSTRPPYSLISSDNVQKAMRGLAITDADHYGRLGITRLASTDEVKAAYEKRCEELNSKELEEEELNKEHDLLKESFTILSTEEERRLYDWSLSRSGQPERYVWPFQVDPLEMAPDPPKEPEDEFPTTLVGYFFLAWFILSVAFSVTLNR is encoded by the exons ATGGCTGCCGTTGGCATcacctccccgccggcgccgtccgccTTCGCGCCCGCCACATCTTCCTGCTCCCACTCCTCGCACTCCATCCCCCGCCTCCGCATCCGCTGCCTCCCCACCCGATTCGCGGCTCCGGCGTCGTTCCGCGCgcggtgcgccgccgctgcagatGGCGGGGTCGCGGCCTcagagggcgccgccgcggtggcggaggtggcggaggaccCCAACGCGGGAACCGACGTCGCCGGGGGCGCCGCAACCTCCACGCGGCCGCCCTACTCGCTCATCTCCTCGGACAATGTGCAGAAGGCGATGCGTGGCCTCG CAATTACAGATGCTGATCACTATGGGAGGCTTGGAATCACAAGACTCGCTTCTACTGATGAG GTAAAAGCGGCCTATGAGAAAAGATGTGAAGAACTAAATAGTAAAGAACTGGAAGAAGAGGAGCTCAACAAGGAACATGACCTCCTAAAG GAATCATTTACCATACTATCAACTGAGGAAGAGAGAAGATTGTATGATTGGAGCTTGTCCAGAAGTGGGCAACCTGAGCGATATGTCTGGCCTTTTCAAGTAGATCCCCTGGAGATGGCACCAGATCCTCCAAAG GAACCTGAAGACGAGTTCCCAACAACGCTTGTTGGCTACTTCTTCCTGGCGTGGTTCATACTTTCTGTTGCCTTCTCGGTGACCCTCAACAGATGA
- the LOC117848687 gene encoding uncharacterized protein — translation MSKFPSISFNPLRVEFESRRVGPPSEPCVVPPGTRVAVPASSFQVESRSSPAQSNSRRSTARKEETQQESKTLARSLASMALPISGAGEARALLAPSAYSIRPPLRRGAAAKAHFCTFPHGASSSHMLTNSRLIIERQSCSHSSTQTYALSRKDFSPITQEVEGFLHNVVNMGFLDRLKLAWKIIFPAPTIKENSNANIAKQRLKMILFSDRCEVSDEAKKKIVENVIEALSEFVEIESRDNVQVDISTDAGLGTVYSVTVPVRRVKPEYQESEEQYRGKIVGVDFKDTGETSGSVDVTFDFFVPNENY, via the exons ATGAGCAAATTTCCCAGCATTTCCTTCAATCCTCTGCGCGTCGAATTCGAATCCCGACGAGTGGGCCCACCGTCAGAGCCCTGTGTGGTGCCACCTGGCACCCGCGTCGCCGTTCCAGCCTCCTCCTTCCAAGTCGAGTCCAGGTCCAGTCCAGCCCAGTCCAACAGCCGACGCTCAACAGCGCGGAAGGAAGAAACGCAGCAGGAGAGCAAAACCCTAGCACGGTCGCTTGCATCCATGGCGCTGCCCATCTCCGGCGCCGGAGAGGCCCGCGCGCTCCTCGCCCCGTCCGCGTACTCgatccgcccgccgctccgccgcggcgccgccgccaag GCTCACTTTTGTACTTTTCCTCATGGAGCATCTAGCAGTCATATGCTTACAAATAGCCGGCTAATCATTGAACGTCAAAGCTGTTCACATAGTTCCACCCAGACCTATGCTCTTTCAAGGAAGGATTTTTCTCCTATAACTCAAGAGGTGGAAGGCTTCCTTCACAATGTTGTTAACATGGGATTTCTTGACCGTCTGAAATTAGCGTGGAAGATAATCTTTCCTGCGCCAACCATAAAGGAGAACTCCAATGCAAACATTGCAAAACAGAGGCTTAAGATGATCCTGTTCTCAGACAGGTGTGAAGTCAGTGACGAAGCAAAGAAAAAGATTGTGGAGAATGTCATTGAGGCACTATCTGAGTTTGTTGAGATAGAATCACGGGATAACGTCCAAGTGGATATCTCAACTGATGCTGGCCTTGGCACAGTGTACTCCGTAACCGTTCCTGTGCGCCGTGTGAAGCCAGAGTACCAGGAATCAGAAGAGCAGTACAGAGGGAAAATTGTTGGCGTCGACTTCAAGGACACTGGAGAAACGTCTGGTAGTGTCGATGTGACATTTGACTTCTTTGTACCCAATGAGAACTACTGA
- the LOC117849342 gene encoding uncharacterized protein: MNREPRLIVPLGTNRFNVFSIHITVPRLLQQEFGTYVAAALTPSVMKYLKKRCKIIEILAAKDIIFTLSHSGLCAAFDRVTTKRIAFLNLSPDDVIRSLFCNKSNDSLITVSLYASDNFSTLKCRTTPIEYIRRNQLDAGFPIFESESLKWPGFLEFDNVNGKVLIYSAQDGIYKVFNLANYSFLYSIPDENVQEIKISLGSMLLISDRMPSYVSLKILSIEDGKPLKSFKHLLHPNKKIDFIEQFNEKLLVKQEGENLQIPDARHNSLIEVSATKFVIPSEFTFLHERNLFLTFRNRMVAVWNLRGEFVTSFEDHLLWHDDFSTNNIYITNDQDRIISYCKSEAVADDGTEVPSAVTPIGSINMSEITTGKCIAKIATNDPALSVAPRVNDCKCI; encoded by the exons ATGAATAGAGAACCCAGATTAATTGTTCCTTTGGGCACAAACCGTTTCAATGTATTTAGCATTCACATTACAGTTCCTCGTCTGCTGCAGCAAGAATTTGGTACCTACGTGGCTGCAGCACTCACCCCATCTGTGATGAAGTATCTtaaaaaaagatgcaaaatTATTGAAATCTTAGCAGCAAAGGATATTATATTTACTCTTTCTCATTCTGGACTTTGTGCGGCTTTTGACCGAG TAACAACCAAGCGCATAGCCTTCTTGAATTTAAGCCCAGATGATGTGATTCGGAGCTTGTTCTGCAACAAGAGCAATGATTCGCTTATTACTGTATCACTTTATGCATCTGACAATTTCAGCACATTGAAGTGCAGAACAACCCCGATCGA GTATATTAGAAGGAATCAGTTAGATGCTGGGTTTCCTATTTTTGAGTCCGAATCTCTGAAGTGGCCAGGATTTTTGGAGTTTGACAATGTAAATGGAAAAGTACTCATATATTCAGCACAGGATGG CATCTATAAGGTCTTTAACTTGGCAAACTACTCCTTTCTGTATTCAATACCAGATGAGAACGTGCAGGAGATAAAGATCAG TCTGGGATCCATGCTCTTGATATCTGATAGAATGCCAAGTTATGTCTCATTGAAGATATTATCGATTGAAGATGGAAAGCCACTTAAATCTTTTAAGCACTTGTTGCACCCCAACAAGAAAATTGATTTCATTGAACAGTTCAATGAGAAGCTCCTGGTCAAGCAAGAGGGCGAGAACCTTCAGATACCTGATGCACGGCATAATTCA CTAATTGAAGTGAGTGCCACCAAGTTTGTGATCCCTTCAGAATTCACTTTTCTGCACGAGAGAAATCTTTTCTTGACATTCCGGAATAGAATGGTAGCTGTATGGAATTTACGCGGGGAGTTTGTGACTTCATTTGAAGATCATCTGCTTTGGCATGACGATTTCAGCACAAACAATATTTACATTACTAATGATCAGGATCGGATTATCTCATACTGCAAATCCGAGGCAGTGGCAGACGATGGCACAG AAGTTCCATCTGCAGTTACTCCAATTGGGTCCATCAACATGAGTGAGATTACGACCGGCAAGTGCATCGCAAAGATTGCCACCAACGATCCTGCCCTCAGCGTCGCCCCTCGCGTAAATGATTGCAAATGTATTTGA
- the LOC117850010 gene encoding uncharacterized protein isoform X1, whose protein sequence is MDGPKRQLRVRLRVTARRRGGGGDAADGGGAGAGAGGRKRRLDAPALNSAAKLQRREIGGRQLAARGGGPAAAVPERFRNMRLQEEFDTYDANAHLFVKLQFLRRRSKIIEIVAAKDIIFALAHSGLCAAFNRVTNKRIAFLNLSPDEVIRSLFYNKNNDSLITVSVYASDNFSTLKCRTTPIEYIRRNQLDAGFPLFESESLKWPGFVEFDDVNGKVLTYSAQDGIYKVFDLKNYSFLYSIPDENVQEIKISPGIMLLIYDRTPSYVPLKILSIEDGKPLKFFKHLLHRNKKIDFIEQFNEKLLVKQEDENFQILDVRTSELIEVGVSKFMTPSAFIFLYENNLFLTFRNRTIAVWNFRGELVTSFEDHLLWHHDCSTNNIYITSDQDLIISYCKSEAVAEDGTVTPIGSINMSEIMTGKCIAKIAAGDPALNVTPSRNSSKKQSSVWSTVPEALEDVTALFYDEDRNEIYTGNSQGLVHVWSN, encoded by the exons ATGGACGGGCCCAAGCGGCAGCTGCGGGTGCGCCTCCGCGTCAcggcgcgccggcggggcggcggcggcgacgccgcggacggcggcggcgccggggccggcgcgggcggccggaaGCGCCGCCTCGACGCGCCCGCCCTCAACTCCGCCGCCAAGCTGCAGCGCCGCGAGATCGGGGGACGCCagctcgccgcgcgcggcggcgggcccgcggccgccgtgccCGAGCGCTTCCGGAACATGCGGCTCCAG GAAGAGTTTGATACATATGATGCCAATGCTCACCTATTTGTGAAGCTGCAATTTCTTAGAAGACGATCCAAAATCATTGAGATTGTTGCTGCAAAGGATATCATATTTGCGCTGGCTCATTCCGGTCTTTGTGCTGCTTTCAACCGAG TAACAAACAAGCGCATAGCCTTCTTGAATTTAAGCCCAGATGAAGTGATTCGGAGCTTGTTCTACAACAAGAACAATGATTCACTTATTACTGTGTCAGTTTATGCATCTGACAATTTCAGTACATTGAAGTGCAGAACAACCCCAATTGA GTATATTAGAAGGAATCAATTAGATGCCGGGTTTCCTCTGTTTGAATCAGAATCTCTGAAGTGGCCTGGATTTGTGGAGTTTGATGATGTAAATGGAAAAGTACTCACATATTCAGCACAGGATGG TATCTATAAGGTCTTTGACTTGAAGAACTACTCCTTTCTATATTCAATACCAGATGAAAATGTGCAAGAGATAAAGATCAG TCCAGGAATCATGCTCTTGATATATGATAGGACACCAAGTTATGTTCCATTGAAGATATTATCAATTGAAGATGGAAAGCCACTGAAATTTTTTAAGCACTTGTTGCACCGCAACAAGAAAATTGATTTCATTGAGCAGTTCAATGAGAAGCTCCTTGTCAAGCAAGAGGATGAAAACTTCCAGATACTTGAT GTGCGGACTTCCGAGCTAATTGAAGTCGGTGTCTCCAAATTTATGACCCCTTCAGCATTCATTTTTCTTTACGAGAACAATCTCTTCTTGACATTCCGAAACAGAACAATTGCTGTATGGAACTTTCGGGGAGAGCTTGTGACTTCATTTGAAGATCATTTGCTTTGGCATCATGATTGTAGCACCAACAATATTTACATCACTAGCGACCAGGATCTAATTATCTCTTATTGCAAATcagaggcggtggcggaggatggTACAG TTACTCCAATTGGATCTATCAACATGAGCGAGATTATGACAGGCAAGTGCATTGCCAAGATTGCTGCCGGTGACCCTGCCCTCAATGTCACCCCTAGCAGAAACAGTAGCAAGAAGCAGTCCTCTGTCTGGAGCACAGTTCCAGAAGCTCTGGAGGATGTCACAGCGCTGTTCTATGATGAGGACAGGAATGAGATCTACACTGGCAACAGCCAAGGCCTTGTCCATGTGTGGTCTAACTAG
- the LOC117850010 gene encoding uncharacterized protein isoform X2 yields the protein MDGPKRQLRVRLRVTARRRGGGGDAADGGGAGAGAGGRKRRLDAPALNSAAKLQRREIGGRQLAARGGGPAAAVPERFRNMRLQEEFDTYDANAHLFVKLQFLRRRSKIIEIVAAKDIIFALAHSGLCAAFNRVTNKRIAFLNLSPDEVIRSLFYNKNNDSLITVSVYASDNFSTLKCRTTPIEYIRRNQLDAGFPLFESESLKWPGFVEFDDVNGKVLTYSAQDGIYKVFDLKNYSFLYSIPDENVQEIKISPGIMLLIYDRTPSYVPLKILSIEDGKPLKFFKHLLHRNKKIDFIEQFNEKLLVKQEDENFQILDIVFVFQRCGLPS from the exons ATGGACGGGCCCAAGCGGCAGCTGCGGGTGCGCCTCCGCGTCAcggcgcgccggcggggcggcggcggcgacgccgcggacggcggcggcgccggggccggcgcgggcggccggaaGCGCCGCCTCGACGCGCCCGCCCTCAACTCCGCCGCCAAGCTGCAGCGCCGCGAGATCGGGGGACGCCagctcgccgcgcgcggcggcgggcccgcggccgccgtgccCGAGCGCTTCCGGAACATGCGGCTCCAG GAAGAGTTTGATACATATGATGCCAATGCTCACCTATTTGTGAAGCTGCAATTTCTTAGAAGACGATCCAAAATCATTGAGATTGTTGCTGCAAAGGATATCATATTTGCGCTGGCTCATTCCGGTCTTTGTGCTGCTTTCAACCGAG TAACAAACAAGCGCATAGCCTTCTTGAATTTAAGCCCAGATGAAGTGATTCGGAGCTTGTTCTACAACAAGAACAATGATTCACTTATTACTGTGTCAGTTTATGCATCTGACAATTTCAGTACATTGAAGTGCAGAACAACCCCAATTGA GTATATTAGAAGGAATCAATTAGATGCCGGGTTTCCTCTGTTTGAATCAGAATCTCTGAAGTGGCCTGGATTTGTGGAGTTTGATGATGTAAATGGAAAAGTACTCACATATTCAGCACAGGATGG TATCTATAAGGTCTTTGACTTGAAGAACTACTCCTTTCTATATTCAATACCAGATGAAAATGTGCAAGAGATAAAGATCAG TCCAGGAATCATGCTCTTGATATATGATAGGACACCAAGTTATGTTCCATTGAAGATATTATCAATTGAAGATGGAAAGCCACTGAAATTTTTTAAGCACTTGTTGCACCGCAACAAGAAAATTGATTTCATTGAGCAGTTCAATGAGAAGCTCCTTGTCAAGCAAGAGGATGAAAACTTCCAGATACTTGAT ATCGTCTTTGTGTTTCAAAGGTGCGGACTTCCGAGCTAA